The following proteins are co-located in the Hevea brasiliensis isolate MT/VB/25A 57/8 chromosome 11, ASM3005281v1, whole genome shotgun sequence genome:
- the LOC110658347 gene encoding probable WRKY transcription factor 17, with translation MAVELMSFTKMEDQMAIQEAASQGLKSMEHFIRLMSHQSNHHVDCTDLTDLTVSKFKKVISLLNRTGHARFRRGPVQSSSSSLSLSSAPTGSASRSQNLNQTPSHVTAPATVHQAPVVHSVTAPQVPIAAPTSFVQSQPQSLTLDFTKPSIFSSNGRNSELEFTKESFSVSSSSSFMSSAITGDGSVSNGKQGSSIFLAPAVSGGKPPLSSGPYNKKRCHEHDQSDDMSGKFSGSASGKCHCSKRRKNRVKKTIRVPAISAKIADIPPDEYSWRKYGQKPIKGSPYPRGYYKCSTFRGCPARKHVERANDDPTMLIVTYEGEHRHAQPAMQDNLSGGVGLVFEST, from the exons ATGGCAGTCGAGCTTATGAGCTTTACAAAAATGGAAGATCAGATGGCTATACAAGAGGCTGCATCACAAGGCTTGAAGAGTATGGAGCACTTCATCCGTCTCATGTCTCACCAATCTAACCATCACGTGGATTGCACGGACCTCACAGACCTCACCGTCTCCAAGTTCAAAAAAGTCATCTCTCTTCTCAATCGGACCGGTCATGCCCGATTCAGACGCGGACCGGTTCAGTCTTCCTCTTCTTCACTTTCCTTGTCATCCGCACCGACTGGGTCAGCCTCTCGCTCCCAAAATTTAAACCAAACGCCGAGTCATGTTACGGCTCCGGCTACTGTACACCAGGCACCTGTCGTCCATTCGGTTACAGCTCCTCAGGTTCCGATCGCGGCACCGACAAGCTTTGTTCAGTCACAGCCGCAGAGTTTGACTCTGGACTTCACAAAACCTAGCATATTTAGCTCTAATGGTAGAAACTCAGAGCTTGAGTTCACAAAAGAAAGTTTTAGCGTGTCATCTAGCTCATCTTTCATGTCCTCGGCTATAACTGGAGACGGTAGCGTTTCAAATGGGAAGCAAGGATCATCGATTTTCTTGGCACCTGCAGTCTCCGGCGGCAAGCCCCCGCTTTCATCTGGGCCGTACAACAAGAAGCGGTGCCACGAGCACGATCAATCCGATGATATGTCTGGAAAGTTCTCGGGATCTGCCAGCGGCAAGTGCCATTGCTCCAAGAGAAG gAAAAATCGGGTGAAGAAAACAATTAGAGTACCAGCGATTAGTGCGAAAATCGCCGATATCCCACCAGACGAGTACTCCTGGAGAAAGTACGGTCAAAAGCCAATCAAGGGGTCACCATACCCACG GGGATATTACAAGTGTAGTACTTTTAGAGGGTGCCCTGCCAGGAAGCACGTAGAACGGGCCAACGACGATCCGACGATGCTGATTGTGACATATGAGGGGGAGCACCGCCACGCTCAACCTGCGATGCAGGATAACTTGAGCGGTGGTGTAGGGCTAGTGTTCGAGTCAACGTGA
- the LOC110658381 gene encoding protein OXIDATIVE STRESS 3 LIKE 4, with translation MEVLVGPTFSIDVSSSPPFVDPSSQDNHHGSATSCIFFNEDDGGGSESLISSGIRLEKSLDDSSDSSSSIGAPDDSGEEREEEVDSSVKGALASLDTMEDSLPIKRGLSNHFSGKSKSFANLSDMGSVNRVKDLEKPENPFNKRRRLIIANKWSRKSSFYSWPNPKSMPLLALNEEEDAADDEQEENQQASPSSSSEQEGQNQQRIAGRLTKLQERKFKTSFKSQSCFSLTDLQEQEYQ, from the exons ATGGAGGTCTTGGTGGGTCCCACCTTCAGCATCGATGTCTCTTCTTCCCCACCGTTCGTCGACCCTTCTTCTCAAGATAATCACCATGGTTCTGCGACTTCTTGCATCTTCTTTAACGAGGACGATGGCGGTGGAAGTGAGAGCTTGATTTCTAGTGGGATCCGGCTTGAAAAATCGCTGGATGATTCCTCAGATAGTTCGTCATCGATTGGAGCTCCGGATGATAGTGGAGAAGAAAGAGAGGAGGAGGTCGACAGCTCCGTTAAAGGAGCGTTGGCTTCTTTAGATACTATGGAAGATTCTCTTCCTATCAA GAGGGGATTATCGAATCATTTCTCTGGGAAGTCCAAGTCATTTGCAAATCTATCAGATATGGGCAGTGTAAATAGAGTGAAAGATCTGGAGAAACCAGAGAACCCTTTCAATAAGAGGAGGAGACTAATCATAGCAAACAAGTGGTCTAGAAAATCCTCCTTCTACAGTTGGCCAAACCCAAAATCTATGCCTCTTCTTGCCTTGAACGAAGAAGAAGACGCTGCTGATGATGAACAAGAAGAAAACCAACAAGCAAgcccatcatcatcatcagaacAAGAAGGCCAAAATCAGCAGCGCATAGCAGGAAGACTCACAAAACTACAGGAGAGGAAGTTCAAGACTAGTTTCAAATCTCAAAGCTGTTTCTCTCTTACAGATCTGCAAGAACAAGAATATCAATAA
- the LOC110658372 gene encoding LRR receptor-like serine/threonine-protein kinase EFR, which translates to MAIFLAGSKFCYLATVLLLCFDFVVRAGNETDQLALLEIKAKITNDPLGIFSFWNSSVHFCQWYGVACSDRHQRVTELNLNSLLLQGSISPHLGNLSFLRVLKLQNNSLGHEIPKEIGRLRRLQYLYLSDNMLTGQIPANISGCSNLVVLNLGSNWLVGRIPEDLTSLPNLRILIIEFNNLTGGIPPFLGNLSHLQVLLTTFNNLGGSIPHTLGLLNKLYFLSLGENMLSAPVPPSIYNLSYMKVFYVPGNRLQGTITSNLGDIFPNLVEFNIGDNQFTGSIPASLSNASKLERLTIPANGLTGSVPSLEKLHKLWWLSISNNHLGNGRADDLSFLSSVSNATSLELLAIHYNNFGGLLPASITNFTSLSIMTLNDNQIIGSIPTGLGNLVNLEMLRMGDNQLVGVIPEEIGKLQKLQKLDLRGNKLYGNIPPSLGNLTFLNYLHLHQNNLFGSIPPSLGKCQNLLSFALNQNNLSGTIPREIVSIPSLAIYMDLSQNYLTGSLPKEMGLLMNLGRLDISDNMLSGEIPSSLGSCTSLEYLYMSGNLFQGAIPMSLRSLNRIQVLDFSHNNLTGIIPEFFEGFRLLWRLNLSFNDLEGMVPKEGVFKNASATSVAGNSKLCGGIAEFKLPQCNFKKTKKGRMILSMKLIIAAASGALCAAIALFSLFLVLDKRKRVEPTSSSRSSEDPQILMSYQTLLTATDGFSSSNLLGVGGFGNVYKGILDRDGKVVAVKVLNLLNPGATKSFKAECKVLYNVKHRNLVKLVTACSSIDHQGNDFKALVYEFMVNGNLDDWLYPMFITNEAHESPRSLKFLQRLSIAIDVANALEYLHHGHGSPIIHCDLKPSNVLLDGEMVGHVGDFGLARFFPEATDNYPTDQSSTIGVRGSIGYIAPEYGLGNEVSASGDIYSYGILLLEMFTGKRPTEEMFNGGFHLQNYTEAALPDKAEKILDPSLLQEMKEETSSNDLHVVQECLILILEIGVACSAELPSERMSISDVTAKLQAIKGKLP; encoded by the exons ATGGCGATTTTCCTCGCCGGTTCAAAATTCTGCTATCTTGCTACTGTTTTGTTGTTGTGCTTTGACTTTGTAGTTAGAGCAGGGAATGAAACTGATCAGCTAGCGTTGCTTGAAATCAAGGCCAAGATCACTAATGATCCTCTTGGCATCTTTAGCTTCTGGAATTCTTCTGTCCATTTTTGCCAGTGGTATGGTGTTGCATGCAGCGACAGGCATCAAAGGGTCACCGAGTTGAACCTAAACTCTCTGCTCCTCCAGGGGTCCATATCACCACACTTGGGAAACCTGAGCTTTCTACGTGTCTTAAAGCTTCAAAACAACTCCCTCGGCCACGAAATCCCAAAGGAAATTGGCCGCCTGCGCAGGCTACAATATCTTTACTTGAGCGATAATATGCTCACTGGCCAAATTCCTGCCAATATATCTGGTTGCTCCAACCTTGTAGTCCTGAATCTTGGTTCTAATTGGTTGGTTGGAAGAATTCCAGAAGATTTAACTTCCTTACCGAATCTCCGCATCTTAATTATTGAGTTCAACAATCTAACTGGAGGGATACCTCCATTTCTTGGAAACCTTTCACATCTACAGGTACTCCTGACCACCTTCAACAATCTTGGTGGAAGTATCCCCCATACCCTTGGCCTATTAAACAAATTATATTTCCTTTCTCTGGGTGAAAACATGTTGTCTGCCCCCGTCCCTCCCTCAATATACAATCTTTCTTACATGAAAGTATTTTATGTACCCGGAAATCGACTTCAAGGAACTATAACCTCAAACTTGGGTGACATTTTCCCTAACCTTGTAGAGTTTAACATTGGTGATAACCAATTTACTGGATCCATTCCTGCTTCTTTATCCAATGCTTCAAAATTGGAAAGGCTGACTATTCCAGCTAATGGGCTTACTGGGAGTGTGCCTTCTTTGGAGAAGTTGCATAAGCTTTGGTGGCTGAGTATCTCCAACAACCATCTAGGAAATGGACGAGCCGATGACTTGAGCTTTTTGTCCTCTGTGAGCAATGCAACAAGCTTGGAGTTGCTGGCTATACACTACAACAATTTTGGGGGATTGCTGCCTGCGTCCATCACCAACTTTACGAGCCTCTCAATAATGACTCTGAATGATAATCAGATAATCGGAAGCATCCCAACTGGGTTAGGAAATTTGGTCAACTTAGAGATGCTACGTATGGGAGACAATCAATTGGTAGGCGTCATTCCTGAAGAAATTGGAAAACTTCAAAAGCTACAGAAGTTGGATTTGCGTGGAAATAAGTTGTATGGTAACATTCCACCTTCTTTAGGAAATTTAACATTTCTGAACTATCTCCATCTGCACCAAAATAATTTGTTTGGTAGCATCCCTCCAAGTCTTGGAAAGTGCCAAAATTTACTGTCGTTTGCTCTCAATCAAAACAATCTTAGTGGTACAATCCCCAGAGAAATTGTAAGTATCCCATCCTTGGCAATCTATATGGACCTATCTCAAAATTATTTGACTGGTTCTCTGCCAAAGGAAATGGGACTTTTGATGAATCTAGGAAGGTTGGATATTTCTGATAACATGTTGTCTGGTGAAATTCCTAGTAGCCTTGGCAGTTGCACAAGTTTGGAATATCTGTACATGAGCGGCAATTTGTTTCAAGGAGCTATTCCTATGTCTTTAAGGTCGTTGAATAGAATCCAAGTTTTAGATTTTTCTCACAACAATCTGACAGGAATAATTCCAGAATTTTTTGAGGGGTTTCGCTTGTTGTGGAGATTGAATCTATCTTTTAATGATCTTGAGGGTATGGTACCGAAAGAGGGAGTCTTCAAGAATGCAAGTGCAACTTCAGTTGCAGGAAACAGTAAACTATGTGGCGGCATTGCTGAATTTAAGTTACCCCAATGCAACTTTAAAAAGACCAAAAAGGGAAGAATGATCCTTTCCATGAAACTAATAATAGCTGCTGCTTCTGGGGCTCTTTGTGCAGCAATAGCTCTGTTTTCTCTGTTTCTAGTCCTCGATAAGAGGAAAAGAGTAGAACCCACTTCAAGTTCAAGGTCTTCAGAGGATCCACAAATTTTAATGTCTTATCAAACTCTACTTACAGCTACCGATGGATTCTCGTCATCTAATTTGCTTGGTGTGGGTGGTTTCGGGAACGTGTATAAAGGCATACTAGACCGGGATGGAAAAGTAGTTGCTGTCAAGGTATTAAACCTTTTGAACCCTGGAGCTACCAAAAGTTTCAAGGCTGAATGCAAGGTCTTATACAACGTTAAACATCGAAATCTTGTCAAGCTCGTGACTGCATGCTCAAGTATAGATCATCAAGGAAATGATTTCAAGGCTCTAGTTTATGAATTCATGGTTAATGGAAATCTAGATGACTGGTTATATCCAATGTTTATAACCAATGAGGCACATGAGTCACCAAGGAGCTTGAAATTTCTCCAAAGATTAAGCATTGCCATTGACGTTGCAAATGCACTAGAGTATCTTCACCATGGTCATGGATCGCCTATAATTCATTGTGATCTGAAGCCAAGTAATGTTCTTCTCGATGGTGAAATGGTGGGACATGTAGGAGATTTTGGCTTGGCGAGATTCTTCCCAGAAGCCACTGATAACTATCCTACCGATCAATCAAGCACCATTGGAGTAAGAGGATCCATTGGCTACATTGCTCCAG AATATGGTCTCGGAAATGAAGTGTCAGCATCTGGTGATATATATAGTTATGGCATTTTGTTGTTAGAGATGTTCACTGGAAAGAGACCAACCGAAGAAATGTTTAATGGCGGATTCCACCTTCAAAACTATACAGAGGCAGCCTTACCAGATAAAGCGGAAAAAATCTTGGATCCAAGTCTTCTTCAGGAAATGAAAGAAGAGACAAGCAGTAATGATCTCCATGTAGTTCAAGAGTGCCTGATTTTAATCCTTGAAATAGGGGTAGCTTGCTCTGCTGAATTACCCAGTGAACGGATGAGCATCAGTGATGTCACAGCTAAGCTGCAGGCGATCAAAGGAAAACTCCCTTAA
- the LOC110658365 gene encoding exocyst complex component EXO70A1-like, whose protein sequence is MGDSISGNGDHKDWIQNLIAARKSLKLSLDKSKALGFALEKAGPRLDEINQRLPSLEAAVRPIRADKDALAAVGGHINRAVGPAAAVLKVFDAVHGLEQSLLSYPKNDLPGYLSVLKRLEEALRFLGDNCGLAIQWLEDIVEYLEDNTVADERYLSNLKKSLKNLRELQSDDHKARLDGGLLDAALDKLEDEFRRLLTEHSVPLPMSSPSSLGPKAVIAPSPLPVTVIQKLQAILGRLIANNRLEKCISIYVEVRGSNVRASLRALNLDYLEISIAEFNDVQNIEGYIAQWGKHLEFAVKHLFEEEYKLCNDVFERIGLDVWMGCFAKIAAQAGILAFLQFGKTVTESKKDPIKLLKLLDIFASLNKLRLDFNRLFGGAACIEIQNLTRDLIKRVIDGAAEIFWELLVQVDLQRQIPPPLDGGVPRLVSFITDYCNKLLGDDYKPILTQVLIIHRSWKHERFQERLLVTEVLNVIKAIELNVETWIKAYEDTVLSNMFAMNNHYHLYKHLKGTKLGDLLGDSWLREHELHKDYYATVFLRDSWGKLPGHLSREGLILFSGGRATARDLVKKRLKTFNEAFDEMYKKQSNWVMPEIDLREKTCQLIVQAVLPVYRSYMQNYGPLVEQDGSSSKYAKYSVQALEQMLGSLFQPRPGRYGSFKGRPPSEKFNNGVADLRRTASAVV, encoded by the coding sequence ATGGGGGATTCTATAAGTGGTAATGGCGATCATAAAGATTGGATTCAGAATTTGATAGCTGCAAGGAAGTCATTGAAGCTAAGCTTGGACAAGTCAAAAGCTTTAGGGTTTGCTCTTGAGAAAGCAGGACCTAGATTAGATGAGATTAACCAAAGATTGCCATCTCTAGAGGCGGCTGTACGCCCCATTCGTGCTGACAAGGACGCTCTTGCTGCTGTTGGCGGCCACATTAACCGTGCCGTTGGTCCTGctgcggcagtgcttaaggtttTTGATGCTGTTCATGGGCTAGAACAGTCGCTTTTATCATATCCAAAAAATGATCTCCCTGGGTATTTGTCTGTATTAAAGCGCCTTGAGGAGGCATTGAGGTTTCTGGGAGATAATTGTGGATTGGCAATTCAGTGGTTGGAGGATATAGTCGAGTATTTGGAGGATAATACAGTGGCGGATGAACGGTACCTTTCCAATTTGAAGAAGTCATTGAAGAATCTTAGGGAATTGCAAAGTGATGATCACAAGGCCCGCCTCGATGGTGGACTTTTAGATGCTGCCCTGGATAAATTGGAAGACGAGTTTCGACGGCTCTTGACAGAACATAGTGTGCCACTTCCAATGTCGTCACCTTCGTCCCTGGGTCCAAAGGCAGTTATTGCTCCATCGCCATTACCTGTTACTGTTATTCAGAAGTTGCAAGCCATTCTTGGGCGGTTGATTGCTAATAATAGACTTGAAAAGTGCATATCAATCTATGTTGAAGTTCGTGGTTCAAATGTTAGAGCTAGTTTACGGGCTCTTAATTTGGATTATCTTGAGATCTCCATAGCTGAATTCAATGATGTACAGAACATAGAGGGCTATATAGCTCAGTGGGGCAAGCATTTAGAGTTTGCTGTGAAGCATTTGTTTGAAGAGGAGTACAAGCTTTGTAATGATGTGTTTGAGAGGATTGGACTGGATGTGTGGATGGGATGCTTTGCCAAGATAGCTGCTCAAGCAGGTATTCTTGCATTTCTTCAATTTGGGAAGACTGTTACAGAAAGTAAAAAAGACCCAATCAAGCTTTTGAAGTTGCTGGATATATTTGCATCTCTTAACAAGTTAAGGCTGGATTTTAACAGGCTCTTTGGTGGAGCAGCCTGCATTGAGATCCAAAACCTCACTAGGGACCTCATTAAGAGGGTGATTGATGGGGCAGCGGAGATTTTCTGGGAACTTCTTGTTCAGGTAGATTTGCAGAGGCAGATCCCCCCTCCTCTGGATGGGGGTGTACCAAGACTAGTAAGCTTTATTACTGATTACTGTAATAAGCTTCTTGGGGATGACTATAAGCCCATTCTGACCCAGGTTCTGATCATTCATCGAAGTTGGAAGCATGAGAGGTTTCAGGAGAGGCTCCTTGTTACTGAGGTACTGAATGTAATAAAAGCCATTGAGCTTAATGTGGAGACTTGGATAAAGGCTTATGAAGACACCGTCCTATCTAACATGTTTGCTATGAATAACCACTATCATTTGTACAAGCACTTGAAGGGGACAAAACTTGGGGATCTCTTAGGGGATTCTTGGTTAAGAGAACATGAGCTGCATAAGGACTATTATGCCACTGTCTTCTTGAGAGACAGTTGGGGGAAGCTTCCAGGTCATCTAAGTCGGGAAGGTCTTATTCTTTTCTCAGGTGGGCGTGCCACTGCTCGTGATCTTGTCAAAAAAAGGCTGAAAACTTTCAATGAAGCTTTCGATGAAATGTACAAGAAGCAGTCAAACTGGGTTATGCCAGAGATAGACCTCAGGGAGAAGACATGCCAGTTGATAGTGCAGGCCGTTCTGCCTGTTTATCGAAGTTATATGCAGAACTATGGGCCCTTGGTTGAGCAGGATGGAAGTTCAAGTAAATATGCTAAATACTCCGTGCAGGCCTTAGAGCAAATGCTCGGCTCACTATTTCAACCAAGGCCAGGAAGATATGGAAGCTTCAAAGGCAGGCCGCCCAGTGAGAAATTCAACAATGGTGTTGCAGATCTTCGTCGTACAGCATCTGCAGTTGTGTGA